A portion of the Gossypium arboreum isolate Shixiya-1 chromosome 8, ASM2569848v2, whole genome shotgun sequence genome contains these proteins:
- the LOC108467883 gene encoding photosystem I reaction center subunit II, chloroplastic-like, producing MATQAGLFTPTITTSKSLAPWNPSSPFSLATPKSINFSMDQRTSIRAAAADEAAATAATKEAPVGFTPPELDPNTPSPIFGGSTGGLLRKAQVEEFYVITWDSPKEQIFEMPTGGAAIMRQGPNLLKLARKEQCLALGTRLRSKYKIKYQFYRVFPNGEVQYLHPKDGVYPEKVNPGRQGVGQNFRSIGKNVSPIEVKFTGKQVYDL from the coding sequence ATGGCAACTCAAGCAGGTCTTTTCACTCCCACTATCACCACTTCAAAGTCCCTGGCTCCATGGAACCCATCTTCACCATTTTCATTAGCTACCCCCAAGTCCATCAACTTCTCCATGGATCAGAGAACTAGCATCAGGGCTGCAGCTGCAGATGAAGCTGCTGCTACCGCTGCCACAAAGGAAGCTCCGGTGGGTTTCACCCCTCCAGAATTGGACCCAAACACCCCATCACCCATCTTCGGAGGAAGCACTGGTGGGCTGCTGAGAAAAGCCCAAGTTGAAGAATTCTATGTCATCACATGGGATTCACCCAAAGAACAAATCTTTGAGATGCCAACTGGTGGTGCAGCCATCATGAGACAAGGACCTAACTTGCTCAAGCTGGCCAGGAAAGAACAATGCTTGGCTTTGGGTACCAGACTGAGGTCTAAGTACAAGATCAAGTACCAGTTTTACAGGGTTTTCCCTAATGGTGAGGTCCAATACCTCCACCCCAAAGATGGAGTTTATCCTGAGAAAGTGAACCCAGGTCGCCAAGGAGTTGGCCAGAACTTCAGATCAATTGGGAAGAATGTCAGTCCCATTGAAGTTAAGTTCACTGGGAAACAAGTTTATGACTTGTAA
- the LOC108468133 gene encoding uncharacterized protein LOC108468133, protein MVTIMRDFPSCFGENGVQVADSSSSSSSSAAKAAQNMVTCVYQCRLQGRSCLITVTWTKNLMGQGLSVVIDDLANNCLCKVDIKPWLFSKRKGSKNLEVDSGKIDICWDLSNARFGVGPEPVEGYYLAVAFEQEMVLLLGDLKKEAIKKIDTSAQLNSNAVLIAKREHIVGKKFYGAKAQFCDKGRMHDVVIECDTVDLMDPCLVIRIDSKTVMQVKRLKWKFRGNHTILVDGLPVEVFWDVHNWLFGNALGNAVFMFQTCLSAEKLWANQSVIDPSVLTWSYSQKFRDHQAQGLGFSLILYAWKHE, encoded by the coding sequence ATGGTTACTATAATGAGGGACTTCCCTTCTTGTTTCGGTGAAAACGGTGTTCAAGTTGCTGATTCATCGTCGTCGTCGTCGTCAAGTGCAGCTAAAGCTGCTCAGAACATGGTTACTTGTGTTTATCAGTGTAGATTACAGGGTCGTTCATGCTTGATTACAGTTACATGGACCAAGAATCTGATGGGTCAAGGCCTTAGTGTTGTAATAGATGATTTAGCCAATAATTGTTTATGTAAAGTTGATATAAAGCCCTGGTTGTTCTCTAAGAGGAAAGGATCAAAGAATTTAGAGGTTGACTCTGGTAAAATTGATATATGTTGGGACTTGTCTAATGCTAGATTTGGTGTTGGGCCAGAGCCAGTTGAAGGGTATTACTTGGCTGTTGCATTTGAACAAGAAATGGTGTTACTTCTTGGGGATTTGAAAAAGGAAGCTATCAAGAAGATTGACACCAGTGCTCAGCTCAATTCCAATGCTGTTCTTATTGCAAAGAGAGAGCACATTGTTGGGAAGAAGTTTTATGGTGCCAAGGCTCAGTTTTGCGACAAGGGACGGATGCATGATGTTGTAATTGAATGTGACACGGTCGATCTTATGGATCCATGCCTTGTTATACGCATCGACAGTAAGACGGTCATGCAGGTGAAGCGGCTCAAGTGGAAGTTCCGCGGCAATCATACCATTTTAGTGGATGGACTACCAGTGGAAGTGTTCTGGGATGTGCACAACTGGCTATTTGGCAATGCTTTGGGCAATGCGGTTTTCATGTTTCAAACTTGCCTCTCTGCTGAGAAATTGTGGGCAAACCAGTCGGTTATCGATCCATCTGtattgacatggtcttactctcAAAAGTTTAGAGATCATCAAGCACAGGGACTTGGTTTTTCATTGATATTGTATGCTTGGAAACATGAAtag